In the genome of Drosophila pseudoobscura strain MV-25-SWS-2005 chromosome 3, UCI_Dpse_MV25, whole genome shotgun sequence, one region contains:
- the M7BP gene encoding titin isoform X2, whose product MAGESPASNSSESSPVQRQLNGSVDSGIAVLEVLEMETPTLRRRQRLQQCQRILQVLQRDHSTHRLLRDRLSKIADRKWKKEEAREQQSCNVCCADLDQSSPKTYVTCCTCGKYVCRGPKCADWRPKDADWECQLCHSSKESLAHTSSWVAEQMSFNQHKFVYPMRARSEVYIPITGDGDGDANDSTMHIESISQIGQSAHLEERAKIRAYVEEIVAEMLGGSLDHIKVGQLSKSENYLQFFHKFHAKLSNLLINVESDLLKGDLPAIVNGSNSNSNNNNNNNGDSESLADISQTRLRSLIETIIAETLRNSALSVSGAVSEISLDTRSLAAELPNNGNGLKRRHRTEHYFEPKIYQDLLATAVLNKIADKEGNTRLISESTPDLSGHLIDENYNAEALSTTSGSSIEPRSDCSLTDHELALDTGKSKSLQADLERESVLSDYIAAHMVPLPDFSASVTESEDDVGSISSSMIGDGTWEDNWLFKKKRSSVQSSVTPSSIGMLVPAPMENVRAQIGDRTADEVSDLSELGSDVEDNSLDLLRCNDLNDRLLSKHLIGGQNTKLVLDELVDRTSLISHTLPEEHEPAFTETTNTFVVASSAAPSDIIVSLPSPMVFQDDSMNEELVQTPIAAQGETDELASLEGCIGYSTVEYIDEEQMRETTPSVIEILAAIALGPMLAVPASEQPGVITPSEMHTLKELSDLALAEINARTMDLAHHSLDIIEEENIELMPFTGSVSQPSTINVHPSTLTDPTTNHQSTETTAAQEPKVVPKPAIDSDAPIHNPSTTKILTVDKPAALDPPAAVEISPETDTVAVDPPSPAAAEIIPDAETVAAYPPAPVEIIPETETVAVDPAPPAAVEITPAAETVAVDPPAAALEIIPDAETVAVDPPAPVEIIPGTEMVAVYPAPPAAVEITPAAETVAVDPPAVVEIITEPETVAVDPPAAALEIIPDAETVAVDPPAPVEIIPETETVAVYPAPPVAVEITPAAETVALDPPAVVEIITEPETVAVDPTAAALEIIPDAETVAVDPSAAAEIIPDAETVAVDPPAPVEIIPETETVAVDPAPPDAVVITPAAETVAVDPPAAALEITPAAETVVVYPPAAALEIIPDAETVAVDPPAPVEIIPETETVAVDPAPPAAVEITPAAETVAVDPPAAALEIIPDAETVAVDPPAPVEIIPETETVAVDPALPAAVEITPAAETVALDPPAVVEIITEPETVAVDPTAAALEIIPDAETVAVDPSAAAEIIPETEYVAVDPAPPAALEITPAAETVAVDPSAAAEIIPETETVAVDPSAPVEIIPETEYVAVDHAPPAALEITPAAETVAVDPSAAAEIIPETETVAVDPSAPVEIIPETETFAVDPAPPAAVEITPAAETVAVDPPAVVEIIIEPEIVAVDPPAAALEIIPDAEKVAVDPPAAALEIIPYAETLAVDPPAVVEIITEPEIVAVDPPAAALEIIPDAEKVAVDPPAPVDIITETETVADDPAPPTAETVAVDPPAAAEIIPETEIVAVDPPAAALEIIPYAETLAVDPPAVVEIITEPETVAVDLPAASLEIIPDAETVAVDPSVQVEIIPGTEMVAVDPAPPAAVEITPAAETVAVDPPAVVEIITEPKTVAVDPTAAALEIIPDAETVAVDPPAPVEIIPETETVAVYPAPPAAVEITPAAETVAVDPPAVVEIITEPETVVADPPAAALEITLAAETVAVDPPAAALEIIPDAETVAVDPPAPVEIIPETETVAVDPAPPAAVEITPAAETVAVDPPAVVEIITEPETVVADPPAAALEITLAAETVAVNPPAAALEIIPDAETVAVDPPAPVEIIPETETVAVDPAPPAALEITPAAETVAVNPPAAVEDVETVSVDPPEAVEIITVTENVAVDPPAALEITPAAETVAVDPPAVVEIITEPETVVADPPAAALEIIPDAETVAVDPPAPVEIIPETETVAVDPVPPAAVEITPAAETVAVDPPAAALEIIPDAATVAVDPPAPVEIIPETETVAVDPASSAAVEITPAAETVAVDPPAVVEIITEPETVVADPPAAALEITLAAETVAVDPPAAALEIIPDAATVAVDPPAPVEIIPETETVAVDPAPPAAVEITPAAETVAVDSPVAVEIISETEIVAVDLPAAGEISPKTDTVAVDRPPPAATEIISEAETVAVDPSVPVEIFPGTEMVAVDPAPPAAVEITPAAETVAVNPPAAVEDVETVSVDPPEAVEIITVTENVAVDPPAALEITPAAETVAVDPPAVVEIIPETETVAVDPAPPAAVEITPAAETVAVDPPAAALEIIPNAETVAVDPPAPVEIIPETETVAVDPAPPAAVEITPAAETVAVDPPAAALEIIPNAETVAVDPPAPVEIIPETETVAVDPALPAAVEITPAAETVAVDPPAVVEIITEPETVVADPPAAALEIIPDAATVAVDPPAPVEIIPETEMVAVDHAPPAALEITPAAETVAVDPSAAAEIIPETETVAVDPSPPAVVEIIAGTESVVLDPTGAVEFIPETQTKAVEIPAVEVEAKSVSDLGPNALIDDTQLLSCVPKPLKESDNMDTSLLEPSSECVPAQTSVEYTKSDSSALGSIAEREVKKWYNAVEMPNNPYAPEALKQRISGTQERYMDVPNISPSAEQKALAAALTEDGDPAPPSTDYKRYSRDYYINNAPNGTEVNGIVRRASSGAEKQPSAEDVEQDIVITEAAQNASTTAIEQDKEQESVAANVYTALPAQVFDDLLETQSNPSLHSLQTTTTTSDESETVRVYDFNKQETTVIRPAPAEQQPSSSTTSSMESAQSASVSSSSIDASVSKKRERPVVLQFGPADSVPTIGSPVNTPTRGSTPPAFRFLQPKRRLIEPSQVLSVDEDDVMEPNTPVAEKPAVEDEVVHAMPSVKALAQAFLLTSKAQQAERRWRSKVRLSLPADTSDKSPTSLARRHKLEHAVSMAEVADESTIASDLSSLETDPSIQSDGSTNPPIASPVTPVPVRHGFLRSNIAFFENLKFK is encoded by the exons ATCTGCCGGCCATTGTCAAtgggagcaacagcaacagcaacaacaacaacaacaacaatggggACTCCGAGTCTCTGGCAGACATCTCGCAGACCCGTCTACGGAGTCTCATCGAGACCATCATAGCGGAGACGCTGCGCAACAGTGCCCTGAGCGTGAGCGGAGCCGTCTCGGAGATCAGCCTGGACACCCGCTCGCTGGCCGCCGAGCTGCCGAACAATGGGAATGGGCTGAAGCGCCGACATCGCACGGAGCACTACTTCGAGCCGAAGATCTATCAGGATCTGCTGGCCACAGCGGTGCTCAATAAG ATTGCCGATAAGGAAGGGAACACAAGGTTAATATCGGAGAGCACACCAGACTTGAGTGGTCACCTCATTGATGAGAATTACAATGCCGAAGCGTTGAGCACCACGTCCGGTAGTTCCATTGAGCCCCGAAGCGATTGCAGCCTCACCGACCATGAATTGGCACTGGAT ACTGGCAAATCCAAGTCCCTGCAGGCGGATTTGGAGCGTGAATCGGTTTTGAGTGATTATATAGCCGCCCACATGGTTCCCCTTCCGGACTTTTCGGCATCTGTTACTGAGTCGGAGGATG ATGTTGGATCAATCTCCTCGAGCATGATCGGCGATGGCACTTGGGAGGATAACTGGCTATTCAAGAAGAAGCGCAGCTCCGTGCAGAGCTCGGTCACTCCGAGCAGCATTGGCATGCTGGTGCCGGCTCCCATGGAGAATGTGCGTGCCCAAATCGGCGATAGGACTGCGGACGAGGTCAGCGATCTGTCGGAGCTGGGATCGGATGTAGAGGACAATTCGCTTGATTTACTGCGCTGCAACGATCTAAACGATCGCCTGCTGAGCAAGCATCTGATCGGTGGCCAGAACACAAAACTTGTGCTAGACGAGCTCGTAGATCGGACCAGCCTGATCTCCCACACCCTTCCGGAGGAGCATGAGCCCGCATTTACGGAAACCACAAACACGTTCGTCGTAGCATCCTCTGCCGCGCCATCTGATATTATAGTTTCACTACCATCACCCATGGTGTTTCAAGATGACTCGATGAACGAGGAGCTGGTCCAGACTCCCATTGCAG CCCAAGGCGAAACTGACGAACTGGCCAGCCTCGAAGGTTGCATTGGTTACAGCACAGTAGAATACATTGATGAAGAGCAGATGCGCGAAACCACGCCGTCAGTTATCGAGATACTAGCCGCCATTGCCTTGGGACCGATGCTAGCGGTCCCAGCATCGGAGCAGCCGGGGGTCATAACTCCGAGTGAGATGCATACACTCAAGGAGCTAAGCGACTTGGCGCTCGCCGAAATAAACGCTCGCACAATGGACTTGGCGCACCATTCACTTGACATCATAGAAGAGGAGAATATTGAATTAATGCCGTTCACCGGGAGTGTCTCACAACCTTCCACTATAAATGTCCATCCATCAACTCTGACAGACCCAACAACAAACCACCAATCTACAGAAACAACAGCCGCCCAGGAGCCAAAAGTGGTACCAAAACCTGCCATAGACAGTGATGCGCCCATACATAACCCATCGACAACAAAAATTCTAACAGTAGATAAACCAGCAGCATTGGATCCTCCGGCAGCAGTGGAAATCAGTCCTGAAACGGacactgttgctgttgatcctccttcgccagcagcagcggaaatCATTCCAGACGCAGAAACCGTAGCTGCGTATCCTCCCGCACCAGTGGAAATCATTCCGGAAACAGAAACTGTTGCAGTtgatcctgctcctccagcagcagtggaaatcactccagcagcagaaactgtagctgtggatcctccagcagcagcgttgGAAATCATTCCAGACGCAGAAACGGTAGCTGTGGATCCTCCCGCACCAGTGGAAATCATTCCGGGAACAGAAATGGTTGCTGTTtatcctgctcctccagcagcagtggaaatcactccagcagcagaaactgtAGCTGTGGATCCTCCAGCAGTAGTTGAAATCATTACAGAACCTGAAACCGTAG CTGTGGATCCTCCGGCAGCAGCGTTGGAAATCATTCCAGACGCAGAAACGGTAGCTGTGGATCCTCCCGCACCAGTGGAAATCATTCCGGAAACAGAAACTGTTGCTGTTTATCCTGCTCCTCCAGTAGCAGTGGAAATCACTCCAGCGGCAGAAACTGTAGCTTTGGATCCTCCAGCAGTAGTGGAAATCATTACAGAACCTGAAACCGTAGCTGTGGATCCTACGGCAGCAGCGTTGGAAATCATTCCAGACGCAGAAACCGTAGCTGTGGAtccttcagcagcagcggaaatCATTCCAGACGCAGAAACCGTAGCTGTGGATCCTCCCGCACCAGTGGAAATCATTCCGGAAACAGAAACTGTAGCTGTtgatcctgctcctccagatgCAGTGGTAAtcactccagcagcagaaactgtagctgtggatcctccggcagcagcattggaaatcactccagcagcagaaaccgTAGTTGTGTATCCTCCGGCAGCAGCATTGGAAATCATTCCAGACGCAGAAACCGTAGCTGTGGATCCTCCCGCACCAGTGGAGATCATTCCGGAAACAGAAACTGTGGCTGTtgatcctgctcctccagcagcagtggaaatcactccagcagcagaaactgtAGCTGTGGATCCTCCGGCAGCAGCATTGGAAATCATTCCAGACGCAGAAACCGTAGCTGTGGATCCTCCCGCACCAGTGGAAATCATTCCGGAAACAgaaactgttgctgttgatccTGCTCTTCCAGCAGCAGTGGAAAtcactccagcagcagaaactgtAGCTTTGGATCCTCCAGCAGTAGTGGAAATCATTACAGAACCTGAAACCGTAGCTGTGGATCCTACGGCAGCAGCATTGGAAATCATTCCAGACGCAGAAACCGTAGCTGTGGAtccttcagcagcagcggaaatCATTCCGGAAACAGAATATGTGGCTGTtgatcctgctcctccagcagcattGGAAAtcactccagcagcagaaactgtagctgtggatccttcagcagcagcggaaatCATTCCGGAAACAGAAACCGTAGCTGTGGATCCTTCCGCACCAGTGGAAATCATTCCGGAAACAGAATATGTGGCTGTTGATCatgctcctccagcagcattGGAAAtcactccagcagcagaaactgtagctgtggatccttcagcagcagcggaaatCATTCCGGAAACAGAAACCGTAGCTGTGGATCCTTCCGCACCAGTGGAAATCATTCCGGAAACAGAAACTTTTGCTGTtgatcctgctcctccagcagcagtggaaatcactccagcagcagaaactgtAGCTGTGGATCCTCCAGCAGTAGTGGAAATCATTATAGAACCTGAAATCGTAGCTGTGGATCCTCCGGCAGCAGCATTGGAAATCATTCCAGACGCAGAAAAGGTAGCTGTGGATCCTCCGGCAGCAGCATTGGAAATCATTCCATATGCAGAAACCTTAGCTGTGGATCCTCCAGCAGTAGTGGAAATCATTACAGAACCTGAAATCGTAGCTGTGGATCCTCCGGCAGCAGCATTGGAAATCATTCCAGACGCAGAAAAGGTAGCTGTGGATCCTCCGGCACCAGTGGATATAATTACGGAAACAGAAACTGTTGCTGATGATCCTGCTCCTCCAACAGCAGAAACTGTAGCTGTGgatcctccagcagcagcggaaatCATTCCCGAAACGGAAATCGTAGCTGTGGATCCTCCGGCAGCAGCATTGGAAATCATTCCATATGCAGAAACCTTAGCTGTGGATCCTCCAGCAGTAGTGGAAATCATTACAGAACCTGAAACCGTAGCTGTGGATCTTCCGGCAGCATCGTTGGAAATCATTCCAGACGCAGAAACCGTAGCTGTGGATCCTTCCGTACAAGTGGAAATCATTCCGGGAACAGAAATGGTTGCTGTtgatcctgctcctccagcagcagtggaaatcactccagcagcagaaactgtAGCTGTGGATCCTCCAGCAGTAGTTGAAATCATTACAGAACCTAAAACCGTAGCTGTGGATCCTACGGCAGCAGCATTGGAAATCATTCCAGACGCAGAAACCGTAGCTGTGGATCCTCCCGCACCAGTGGAAATCATTCCGGAAACAGAAACTGTTGCTGTTtatcctgctcctccagcagcagtggaaatcactccagcagcagaaactgtAGCTGTGGATCCTCCAGCAGTAGTCGAAATCATTACAGAACCTGAAACCGTAGTTGCGGATCCTCCGGCAGCAGCATTGGAAATCACTCTAGCAGCAGAAACCGTAGCTGTGGATCCTCCGGCGGCAGCATTGGAAATCATTCCAGACGCAGAAACGGTAGCTGTGGATCCTCCCGCACCAGTGGAAATCATTCCGGAAACAgaaactgttgctgttgatcctgctcctccagcagcagtggaaatcactccagcagcagaaactgtAGCTGTGGATCCTCCAGCAGTAGTTGAAATCATTACAGAACCTGAAACCGTAGTTGCGGATCCTCCGGCAGCAGCACTGGAAATCACTCTAGCAGCAGAAACCGTAGCTGTGAATCCTCCGGCGGCAGCATTGGAAATCATTCCAGACGCAGAAACGGTAGCTGTCGATCCTCCCGCACCAGTGGAAATCATTCCGGAAACAgaaactgttgctgttgatcctgctcctccagcagcactGGAAAtcactccagcagcagaaacggtAGCTGTGAATCCTCCAGCAGCTGTGGAAGATGTAGAAACCGTATCTGTGGATCCTCCAGAAGCAGTTGAAATCATTACAGTCACAGAAAACGTAGCTGTGGATCCTCCTGCAGCATTGGAA atcactccagcagcagaaactgtAGCTGTGGATCCTCCAGCAGTAGTTGAAATCATTACAGAACCTGAAACCGTAGTTGCGGATCCTCCGGCAGCAGCATTGGAA ATCATTCCAGACGCAGAAACCGTAGCTGTGGATCCTCCCGCACCAGTGGAAATCATTCCGGAAACAGAAACTGTGGCTGTTGATCCTGTtcctccagcagcagtggaaatcactccagcagcagaaactgtAGCTGTGGATCCTCCGGCAGCAGCATTGGAAATCATTCCAGACGCAGCAACCGTAGCTGTGGATCCTCCCGCACCAGTGGAAATCATTCCGGAAACAGAAACGGTTGCTGTTGATCCTGCTTCTTCAGCAGCAGTGGAAAtcactccagcagcagaaactgtAGCTGTTGATCCTCCAGCAGTAGTTGAAATCATTACAGAACCTGAAACCGTAGTTGCGGATCCTCCGGCAGCAGCATTGGAAATCACTCTAGCAGCAGAAACCGTAGCTGTGGATCCTCCGGCGGCAGCATTGGAAATCATTCCAGACGCAGCAACCGTAGCTGTGGATCCTCCCGCACCAGTGGAAATCATTCCGGAAACAgaaactgttgctgttgatcctgctcctccagcagcagtggaaatcactccagcagcagaaactgtAGCTGTTGATTCTCCTGTAGCAGTGGAAATCATTTCGGAAACAGAAATCGTAGCTGTGGATCTACCAGCCGCAGGGGAAATCAGTCCTAAAACGGacactgttgctgttgatcgTCCTCCGCCAGCAGCAACGGAAATCATTTCAGAAGCAGAAACCGTAGCTGTGGATCCTTCCGTACCAGTGGAAATCTTTCCGGGAACAGAAATGGTTGCTGTtgatcctgctcctccagcagcagtggaaatcactccagcagcagaaacggtAGCTGTGAATCCTCCAGCAGCTGTGGAAGATGTAGAAACCGTATCTGTGGATCCTCCAGAAGCAGTTGAAATCATTACAGTCACAGAAAACGTAGCTGTGGATCCTCCTGCAGCATTGGAAAtcactccagcagcagaaactgtAGCTGTGGATCCTCCAGCAGTAGTGGAAATCATTCCGGAAACAGAAACTGTGGCTGTtgatcctgctcctccagcagcagtggaaatcactccagcagcagaaactgtAGCTGTGGATCCTCCGGCAGCAGCATTGGAAATCATTCCAAACGCAGAAACCGTAGCTGTGGATCCTCCCGCACCAGTGGAAATCATTCCGGAAACAgaaactgttgctgttgatcctgctcctccagcagcagtggaaatcactccagcagcagaaactgtAGCTGTGGATCCTCCGGCAGCAGCATTGGAAATCATTCCAAACGCAGAAACCGTAGCTGTGGATCCTCCCGCACCAGTGGAAATCATTCCGGAAACAgaaactgttgctgttgatccTGCTCTTCCAGCAGCAGTGGAAAtcactccagcagcagaaactgtAGCTGTGGATCCTCCAGCAGTAGTTGAAATCATTACAGAACCTGAAACCGTAGTTGCGGATCCTCCGGCAGCAGCATTGGAAATCATTCCAGACGCAGCAACCGTAGCTGTGGATCCTCCCGCACCAGTGGAAATCATTCCGGAAACAGAAATGGTTGCTGTGGATCatgctcctccagcagcattGGAAAtcactccagcagcagaaactgtagctgtggatccttcagcagcagcggaaatCATTCCGGAAACAGAAACTGTTGCTGTGGAtccttctcctccagcagTAGTGGAAATCATTGCAGGGACAGAATCGGTGGTTCTGGATCCTACCGGTGCAGTGGAATTCATTCCGGAGACACAAACTAAAGCTGTGGAAATACCAGCTGTTGAAGTGGAGGCTAAGAGCGTTTCGGACCTTGGTCCGAATGCTTTAATCGACGATACGCAGTTGTTAAGTTGTGTTCCGAAACCGCTAAAAGAGTCAGATAACATGGACACATCATTATTGGAACCATCATCGGAATGCGTTCCAGCGCAAACATCCGTAGAATACACTAAGAGCGATAGTTCCGCTCTAG GTTCCATTGCTGAGCGAGAGGTCAAGAAGTGGTACAATGCCGTCGAAATGCCCAACAACCCTTATGCGCCCGAGGCTCTGAAGCAGCGTATCAGTGGCACCCAGGAGCGGTACATGGATGTGCCAAATATCAGTCCCAGCGCCGAGCAGAAGGCTCTGGCCGCCGCCCTCACTGAAGATGGCGACCCGGCGCCACCATCAACCGACTACAAACG CTACAGCCGCGACTACTACATCAACAATGCCCCCAATGGCACAGAAGTAAACGGAATCGTACGGAGAGCATCGTCCGGCGCAGAGAAGCAGCCGTCCGCAGAGGATGTTGAGCAGGACATAGTTATCACCGAG GCGGCTCAAAACGCAAGCACAACTGCAATAGAGCAGGATAAGGAACAGGAATCAGTTGCGGCTAACGTTTACACGGCCTTGCCAGCTCAGGTATTTGACGATTTGCTAGAGACCCAGTCGAACCCATCGCTTCACTCCCTGCAAACAACGACAACCACCAGCGATGAATCCGAAACGGTGCGCGTCTACGACTTTAACAAGCAGGAGACCACGGTCATCAGACCTGCCCCTgcggagcagcagccgagCTCCTCCACGACATCATCCATGGAGTCAGCTCAGAGCGCGTCGGTGTCCTCTTCCTCCATAGACGCATCTGTGTCCAAAAAGCGTGAGCGACCAGTTGTCCTACAGTTTGGCCCTGCCGACTCGGTGCCCACAATCGGTTCGCCAGTGAACACCCCCACAAGAGGCTCAACGCCCCCGGCGTTCCGCTTTCTCCAGCCAAAACGACGCCTCATCGAGCCGAGTCAAGTGCTGTCTGTGGACGAAGATGATGTG ATGGAGCCTAATACACCCGTCGCCGAGAAGCCCGCCGTAGAAGATGAGGTGGTGCATGCAATGCCGTCAGTGAAAGCTCTGGCCCAGGCCTTCCTCTTGACTAGCAaagcccagcaagccgagCGACGATGGCGATCAAAG GTGCGGCTATCCTTACCAGCTGATACGTCAGACAAGTCTCCTACCTCCCTAGCACGGCGACACAAGCTGGAGCATGCTGTTTCCATGGCAGAGGTAGCCGATGAATCTACGATCGCCTCTGACTTATCATCCCTCGAAAC GGATCCATCTATTCAATCGGACGGTTCCACGAACCCACCTATCGCCTCTCCTGTGACCCCAGTCCCCGTACGTCATGGCTTTCTCCGGAGCAATATTGCTTTCTTTGAGAACTTAAAGTTTAAGTGA